The nucleotide sequence TAGACACCTTTCCAAATAACTAGTCCCAGCACCACCAATCCAGCTAACGCAATTATCACCACGAGATACCACTTGATTTGCTGAAAATTTTGTAAGTGTATTGTAAGGAGAAGACACTTAGCAAACCTAATAAATACCTAAACATCGCGTCTGTATTTCACACACCTGCCACATTGAAACCTGAACGGGCTCCTGTGCTCCACGGTCACGCTTCTTCCTGCGTTTGGGCACGTTTGTGACTTCTGCAGCAGGGCTCTGCATGGCAATTGCAGAATATGAGCACTCATTCTGTAACCACAAAGTCCAACAGTTTGGTGGTAAAACGTTGCAGACAAAAACAGTGTGTTCAATACAAAGTTTGGCTACGACGGTAGGATCTGGTACCTTAGTCTCCTGAACTTTTCGGAGATGCAACTCCGCAGCTGAAACATTCACCTTTTTCACGCAATCTCCACCGCATGCAAGTAGGCCGACTCCAAATTGACCTTTAGGTACTTCTTTTGGATCACGACCAGATCGACGATACTCCTTGAGAACATCTTGACATACCCACTCTTTTTTCAGGGTGTTGCATGCACAACGCACATTAACCTTCATAGATATCAAACACGCAGACGAATAAATACAGATAAAAAAAGTTAAGCCTGAAATTGCAGGATTAAAACTTGCTTTAACTTTGCAATGAAGCAACATATATGAAAACTTCTCAACTAAAGTTTCATCAGCTAACAGATCGAGCACCTGATAACTTGCTGGTTACAGATATTTCAAACAAAATAAATATGCCAATGCCATACCTTTTTCATGCACTGATCCACTGACGGGCATTGACCAGGGTGACATATTTCTGAGCACAGATGGGGACAATTTGGTAGTTTCCTGCACGATGCCATAAATACCAGATCCAAGAACTCAGTACTATGAAATCATAAATTCAATTACATAAATTTTAGTAATTGTGCAGCATGTTTTTGTGCGAGCATTCATAACAGAAATAAGTAGAAACCGGGAATTGGTAACTGACCTGTGACACGGGCCATTGCAGGACCTTGCTTTCAGCTGTTGCTTGGCATTTAAGTTGTTATAGTACACACACTCGAAAGCATGTGTCATAGCACCACAATGGCATGATTTTTTAACAAGGACTTTGCAAGGTAGACAATCGCTTAGATGACACCGCAAAGGGCAAGGATGTGAACAAGGAGGATCCCTGGCCTGGCAGAAGCATTAAGACTAAACATCATGCACCAAGCTTAAAAGAAAGATCCAGAGCTCAACTAGCCATTTCACATTTAAGTTTATAAACAGAACGACCAAACTGAAGGTATTGCAAAGCGAAACAAAAAAAGAACTGACCCTTTGACAACGAAGATTGCATCTTTCACAAGGCTCGGCAAGAGTGTTATTTCTACTGAGAGATAATATGGTATCAGCCTTACGTTGATCCGATGGAATCTCTAACACATGGCAATCCTTTGTGCAATAATGGTTACCACAGTGGAGAAGGTTTCCACATAAATTCTGACAGGGAAATTGCCTGCTTTTGGAGCAAGGTATCTgcaaaaacacacaaaaaaagaaAGTGTATGTTATAATCAGGTGTACAAGCAAGCACATGTAAGGCATGCTCAAATGTGCAAGAGAGGGAGGGAAGGAGGGAGGTAAATTGACCAAAAGATGACCATGTTGCTCAAAACTTACTGCACGTTCTTGGCCTAGATGCTCTCCAAAACATGGCACCAAGACTACTTCTTGGCATGGTGGGCATGGAGTTCCAGGTGTACATTCTATATgcttttccattttctttttcaTTGGTTTAACTGTGAACTCAGGGTTCGGTGGAGGAATAGAGCCATGACACCTGGGAAGTGTTAAGATTGTTAGACATCAGAGGACACTGTAGTTCGTGGTATACTGCTGCAATGACACactcagcatataaattaaacacTAAACCTTTCTTTACACTTGTGGCCACAAGAAAGTTCTTCCCCACAGATCAGTTTGCAAGGTGGACAGGCTCCATAGTGGCATTTATGGGGCTAAAGGAAGGAGATCAAAATGTCAAGTAAATTCTGAGGACCAATTTATAATAGCCAAAGTAATTAAACACTCAGGAATGACATGCAACTAAATTCACAAGAACAAACTTTGAACAACAACAATGTGACAAATACCCTTGCAGTGGCAATCAACAATAAAATTTATCAAGAGATTATCATTAATGAGCAATGAGAATGTTACAGAAAAGAGGTGGAACAGTTTACCCGGCAATCAAGCTTGTGTCTGCAAAGACGATCTATATTGCATCTTTTCGAGCATTTGGGAGGCTTCTGATTCTTCTCGGTCCCACAAGGAACCTACAAGAGAATTATGCATTCAAATCTACGAAGGAAACTTAGCAACTAGTGGGTCAGGAGACACACTGATGAGGAACTTGTACTGTATAATGAAACTGGACCAAGAATTAACATTTATGGAAGTGCACAAGATCGTGTAAAAATGATTTGATTGCAATGCAGCTGTTGCGTGATAATTATGTGTCCTAATCATCTAAGCAACATAGGACCGAATATAACTCATACAACAAAATGAACAACAGAATTAAGAGTCTACCAATTTCAACCTCAAAGTATGTTTTCCCACAGAAGCATGAGATGGTCTTCATCAAAGGACAAGGTGAACAAGCGCCTCTGCAAACAAAATGAACAAAATATTACTAGAAAAGTAGGATTTCAGTTCATACAAATGAACCAAGATTACAGCTTCAAAACTACAGACACGGGTTTTCCATCCAAAAAAGAAATGGGACTGTTCCAGATCAAAACAACACGACATATTTTGAGTTCTTGACATCTGTTGTGTGGCACTTCTGGTATTTTAACATGGTCTTTTAGTTCAAAATGAGAGCACATACATGTATGCCTGTAGCAATGCAAGTAGAACTAGACAATAGCAAATGACAAGCCAAAGATGCACAGTTGATTAGGGCAATACCTGTGGCATGGAGAGAGACACTTATGGTTTCCACATCTGAGCCTCCTATCACAAGTCTACAAGCATTGATCTTTTTAGTGCTTGAAACTTGAAATGAGCCAAAATcatgaaaagagaaaaaaaaagatgtACCTCTGCGCAGGGTGGGCAATCCCCAACACAACAACGTCGCTTACAAGCGTGGCGTCCACAGGCACGTAAACGCTGACATTTCCTTTCGCAGGTCAAGTCTTGGTGGCAAGGAAGCTGATACAATGCATCACAAGAATTGGGGAATTTAGCCATTTGCTGTCTGATAAGCAATATCATAGAAATATATACCTAACAAGCTGTAGCATTACTACTGGACCAGATTAAGGAGAAAGAAAAATAACCAATTGCTACTTATTGTTACTCTGTCTTTTAGGTAGTATGAATTGCAAGGGGTAACGTTGGACTCAAAAATCAATCTGAATCACATGAGCATTCAGGCATTCTATGTTTGTCCACTAACTACTAAGAACTATCTAAAAGTAGATTTAAACAACTGGTCTTTACATGCAGCAATTGCTTACAGATACCATCCTGCCAATCAGGTGCAACTAGTTTAGTGTTGTTAACTGCTTGCAAGTGCTTGAATATCTGTTTTGCTTACTCCTTGCAAGTTTAAAGATTATGATCACAAACATGTTTTGTAGATATGTACCTCCTTCTTCAAAACCCCACAGCGGCAGGACTTTTTTATCACAAGCCGGCAGGTCACGTCACACGGGCCACGATGGCACCGCTCGGGGCACTTGTGCCGTCCGCACCCAAGCACCTTctcacaagttgatccacatgtcGCGGCCTCCACATCACACTCCAGCCTTGGATAATCCTTCTTGCCACAAGGGCAAGTCCGCTGCCCACGAAGCGGGCATTCCCCGCATTTTCCACCATGGCATCCCCTCTCACACCTATGCTTCCCACACTCTAGCATCCCACTACACTCCCTCTTACACTGGAAAACACTTTCAGAGCACAGCCTCTCCACCATTGTCTCTCCACACTCACATTTGTGATTCCCCCGCACAGCACACGGTGGGCATGGCCCATCATGGCAATCCACCGGACAACGGTGGAGTTCACAGCTAAGGCGTTTATTGCATTTACCCTTACAAGAATAGCGCTGATGTGCACAGCGCCGGGGCTCACGGTGCGCCCCGCAGAAGCACCGGGCGTTAGGAACAACAGCCGGGCATGGAGGACATGGCCCAGGGTGGCAAAGCAGGAGGCAGGTGTGCTCGCAGCCGGAGTCGGGATTTGAATTGAGGCGGCGGCCGCAGACATCGCCGCAGGAGTGGGGGAGGATCCAGGGGTCCGCGGGAGGGTCTTCGGTCTTGGAGCAGAAGCAGTGGTAGGAGGTGGGGGTCTGGGATTTGGGGTAGGCGACGCGGCACTTGGGGCAGCCCCAGGTGGGGGAAGGAGCGGCGGAGGCTGACTGGTGTGCCCATGACTGGATGCAGGGGAGGTGGAGAAGGGCAAAGCATGAGGCGGAGCAGGACCAGACGGGATCCGAGGGGCGGATGGGGTCCAAGCAGATCAGGCACGGCGGTGATCGGCGGCGCGCGGCGGAGTTGAGAAAGATGCCGACTTTCGAGAGGTCGGCGCCATTTCCGGCGACGGAGAGGTAGGTGGAGAGGACGGACGCAGTCGCCGGGTCGCAGGCGCTGAGATCGGTCTCTTCCCCGGAGGAGGAGTAGGACGAGGGGTCAGAATCGGAGACGTGGCTAGGGttcggcggcgggggcgcgggtgCAGTTAAGGGTGCTGGTTTACGGGTGGTGGCGGTAGCAGTAGTGAAAGGAGCTGGTTTCCTCGAAGAGGATGCGGCGGCCGCCGCATAGGAGGACGGCATCGCCGGCGTTTAGGTGGTCGCTGGAGATCGGTGGTGCGCGCGAGATTTGTGAGGGAGGGGAACGCAGCTTTTGCAGTTAGGTCCAAGACACTTCGTACTCCATTATAAGTACGTACGTATATATTTTGTGTGTAAGAAATGATACCTCTATAATTTGACCGAGAACCTTTTtaaattgtttggattgcttatcATGTAACCTAGTTGAGTTACGCATTGAATAGGAAAGATGTTTAGAGCATTTCTAGCTGATCCCGTAAACCGAATCGTCTAACAAAATAACCGCCGGTTTACGGGCCGGATGCGGTTTTGCCGGTCGGAATAGATCCCGTATATTCGCCTGTCCTGGATATTTTTTTCGGGATCCTGCAAACCTTGGCCCAATTTCGCCATATCTACGAGAATTGCTTCATTTTTGCCGGATCTTCTTTCCGTTCTCATGAACCAACTTTCGGTTGCTTCCGCTCCCGCCTCCTACGCGGCCGCCTCCTCAAATTTCGCATCCGACCTCGTCGTCCGGCCTCGCGGCGTCGGAAACCACCCAGATGGAGTACCCACAGTCGTCGGGTGCCACATTATGCGTCGCCGCCGCCTTCAATGCCGCAGCTCCGTCCTCCCACGCCGCCCGCGGTAGCTTGTGTCGGCGCCGCCCCAACTCCTTCCACTACCGCCATGAAGAGGAAGCAGCAGGGAACCATCTCGTCCAAGGGGGTGCAGCCGATGCGACACCATCCTCTTTCAGCCCCGCTTCAGTTCCTCACGTTAAGACCGCGGGCGGGAGGAAGaacacctcctccaccggcccggCCGGTGCGCGAGCAAAGCCCCCCGAGGAAGGAGGCGATTGTAGCAAGGGGTCGGGCTCCTCCCTGCCTCTAGCCGGCCACGACCTTCCCATTCATGGTGACTCCAGCGGTCACGCCTACCACGTGTTCAATGAAACATCTGGGAGGTACAAAttttttgttttgcttgatttGCTCCGGTGATCTTTCCTTCGCCCGTTTGGAACACTTGTTTGAGCTTTGCGCGTTAATTTTTGTAGCCAAAGTGTGCCATCCACATATACTGAGATATTAGCCGAGAGCGATGGATTTGAGTGCCCCCTTGACGATTTCGACATGCCTCATGTGGAGGTCGAGGCGGAGGTGGATCAAGCGAACGACGATGAAGATCGAGGAGGCCAACTATGATGCTAGGGTGGGGAGGACCGGCAACTACAGAGAGACGGAGGATTTGTGCTTGATTCAAGCATGGGAGAGTGTCTCACTTGACGCCGTAGTTGGCAAGGATCAAAGCGTTGGAAATTATTGGCAAAGGATCAAGGAAAAATACCACCAAATCATGCCGTTCCCTTCTGGCCGGACCTTGAAGTCACTTCAAGGTAGTTGGGACATCATCAACAAAGCTTGTGGCCGTTGAAGTGGGTGCTTGAAGCAAGTGCGGAATGTACCTCCAAGTGGCGTCACTATTGATGATTATGTGAGTCCTATCTTCATCTTGTTGGCTTTGGCCAAGTTATGAAGAGTTTGAACTCATACTTGTCTCAATGTCTATGTGTAGGATCGCATTGCCAATGAATATTTCTAGGAAACCGTAGGCCAGTCATCCACtcttcatcattagcatcatgaactactcaaactacggtaatcacccgaaagaatcccaactattgtcaccttggggtatgcggatcataactcgtaataggtgtctacaacttgcaagataggattaaaaacacaaatatagtcatgaaaacataataggttcagatctgaaatcatggcactcgggctctagtgacaagcattaagcatagcaaagtcatagcaacatcaatctcagaacacagtggatactagggatcaaaccctaaaaaaactaactcgattacatgataaatctcatccaacccatcaccgttcagcaagcctatgatggaattattcactcccggcggtgagcatcatgaaattggtgatgggggaaggttggtgatgatgatggcaacgaatccccctctccggagcccaaaacaaactccagatttgccctcccgatgaagaacaggaggcggcgacTGCTCTGTATCgtgaaacgtgatgaatccttctctctggttttttttctccgtgaataggtacttatagagttggaattagggtcggaggagctctaggggcccacaagcctgcagggcgcgcccctagggcttgtggcctctgggtggccccctctagttgattctttcgccaatattttttatatattccaaaaatattctccataaattttcaggtcaatccaagaaattttatttttgcacaaaaataacaccatggcaattatgctgaaaacaacgttagccgggttagttccattcaaatcatgcaagttacagtccaaaataagggcaaaagagtttagaaaagtagatacgatggagacgtatcaatcatacaATGAAAAGGGATTAACActgacaactggaatgaatgtgtgaacatgaatgtaatatcggtgagagatgcgtactcccccaagcttaggcttcatGCCTAAGTTGGTCGTTGGCCACGGCTCGAAATAACCCTCTCTTGGATACTGTGGAGGGTCCTGAGGGTTCCACTGGTTGGCGAGCTCATGTGGCTCCGACTGATAAACAGGCTCCTGATGCATATCAGGTACTGGGGATTTCGTCAGTTCCTAGTACGCATAAATGTCATCGGGCATAACAatgtacctgcctgaatgaatattgaacaaagaaggtgcaggcaaggtaataatctcacacgTACCCTAACTGAATACTAAGTTGTATAAGAGTCGCTTATCATCATCTTTGGTAATAAAATCGTGTGCT is from Triticum aestivum cultivar Chinese Spring chromosome 3A, IWGSC CS RefSeq v2.1, whole genome shotgun sequence and encodes:
- the LOC123060578 gene encoding NF-X1-type zinc finger protein NFXL2, with the protein product MPSSYAAAAASSSRKPAPFTTATATTRKPAPLTAPAPPPPNPSHVSDSDPSSYSSSGEETDLSACDPATASVLSTYLSVAGNGADLSKVGIFLNSAARRRSPPCLICLDPIRPSDPVWSCSASCFALLHLPCIQSWAHQSASAAPSPTWGCPKCRVAYPKSQTPTSYHCFCSKTEDPPADPWILPHSCGDVCGRRLNSNPDSGCEHTCLLLCHPGPCPPCPAVVPNARCFCGAHREPRRCAHQRYSCKGKCNKRLSCELHRCPVDCHDGPCPPCAVRGNHKCECGETMVERLCSESVFQCKRECSGMLECGKHRCERGCHGGKCGECPLRGQRTCPCGKKDYPRLECDVEAATCGSTCEKVLGCGRHKCPERCHRGPCDVTCRLVIKKSCRCGVLKKELPCHQDLTCERKCQRLRACGRHACKRRCCVGDCPPCAETCDRRLRCGNHKCLSPCHRGACSPCPLMKTISCFCGKTYFEVPCGTEKNQKPPKCSKRCNIDRLCRHKLDCRPHKCHYGACPPCKLICGEELSCGHKCKERCHGSIPPPNPEFTVKPMKKKMEKHIECTPGTPCPPCQEVVLVPCFGEHLGQERAIPCSKSRQFPCQNLCGNLLHCGNHYCTKDCHVLEIPSDQRKADTILSLSRNNTLAEPCERCNLRCQRARDPPCSHPCPLRCHLSDCLPCKVLVKKSCHCGAMTHAFECVYYNNLNAKQQLKARSCNGPCHRKLPNCPHLCSEICHPGQCPSVDQCMKKVNVRCACNTLKKEWVCQDVLKEYRRSGRDPKEVPKGQFGVGLLACGGDCVKKVNVSAAELHLRKVQETKSPAAEVTNVPKRRKKRDRGAQEPVQVSMWQQIKWYLVVIIALAGLVVLGLVIWKGVYQISDWMNEMEEQKARERLLRAGRL